The sequence ATGAACAGCAAAAAGAGCCCCTCCCTCTAGAGGATCAGACGAGAGAGGCGGCCAAATTTCTCAATCGAGCCATGGATCGAGTCCCTTCCATCGTAGAAGAGTACACCGATCGAAGCATCGGAGGAATCACCCCTAGCGAGAATCGATTTGATTTTGCACTCCAAAGCGAAAACGCCTATTTCATGATTGAGACGCCCGAGGGGATTCGATACACCCGCGATGGCTCTTTCACGCTAAATAGCGAGGGGAGATTGGTGACCAAGGAGGGCTTTGCCGTGCTTCCTAGAGAATTTGTCCAAAGTCGCCAATATATCGATATTCCCGATGGTGTAGTCATCGAGGCGGATCGCAATGGGAATCTCTACTCAAGAACGCTCAATAACGACGAGCTAGGCGACATTATTCCTTTGGGAAATATCGCCATCGCCTCCTTTGAGAATCCTAAATACCTCGAAAAAACAGGTAAAAATCTCTATGAATACCCCCAAGAGCGCATGGGAGAGCGAAACCTAGCCACTAACAGCGGTGCACTCGTTCAGGGCTATCTAGAAAAGAGCAATGTCAATGCCGTCTGGGAGATGACGGGACTGATTGAAACCAACCGCTTGGTCGATATGTACTCCAAAGTCATGAAGACCCACATGGATGATCTCAACACCGAAGCCATCACCAAACTGGCCGTCAAAGCCTAAAAGGACTAAACCATGATGCGAGCACTCTATACCGCCACCACAGGGATGATGGGACAGCAACTCCAAATTGATGTCACCTCCAACAACATCGCCAACGTTAACACTATCGGCTACAAAAAACAGCGCGCTGAGTTTGCTGATCTCTTCTATCAAGTGATGGAGTATGCGGGTTCTAGCACCTCTGAGACCACCCTCTCCCCTACAGGGATTGAAGTGGGTCTAGGCGTGCGACCCACCGCCATCACCAAGATATTCTCTCAAGGAAACTTCAAAGAGACGGGCAACAACCTCGATATTGCCATCACAGGGAATGGATTCTTTCAGATTCAGCTTCCCGATGGCACCACCGCCTACACACGAAATGGCGCTTTCAAACCTGATGATGAGGGCAATATTGTGAACTCTGATGGTTATCGCCTCATCCCTGAAATCACCATCCCCGAAGATGCCACCCAGATCAATATCGGCGTGGATGGAACCGTCTCCGTCCTCCAAGGCAATCAGACCGAAGTGAACACCATCGGTCAAATTGAAATTGCCACTTTCATTAACCCCGCAGGTCTTCACTCCCTAGGAGATAATCTCTATCTCAACACCAACGCCTCAGGCGATCCCATCGTGGATACCCCAGGACTGAATGGTTTTGGGCAATTGCGCCAAGGGTTTGTGGAGTTAAGCAATGTCAAGTTAGTGGAGGAGATGACCGATCTCATCACGGGGCAGAGAGCCTATGAGGCCAACTCCAAGTCAATCCAGACCGCCGATTCGATGCTGCAGACCGTCAACTCACTCAAACGAAACTAATCTCATCAGCCCTCTAGGTCGCCTTTAGCACCAGAGGGTTGAAGGCTTTAGAGGAGATGATCACACTATCCCCCACTCCAAGCCCTGCTATCTCTTCTTGACTCGCCGCCACCTTGATGATCTCATTCCCCACCAAGACACTAAGCGTATAGAGAAGATCGCTCTTTTGGACTTTGAGAATCTCTCCATTAAAGCGAAACTTCCCACTGATCTTGCTCCCTCCAAAAATCTCGCTAGGGGCGCCATCGCGAATCACCCTCCCCTGACTAATCTCTAGCACACGACTAGAGAGGCGAAACACTTCGCTTAAATCATGGCTTACTAGAATAGTCGTCACGCCAAAGTGCCGCTGAATCCTCAAAAGCTCTTCTTGGAGTTTGCTCCGCATGGCGTGATCTAGTGCACTTAAGGGCTCATCCAAAAGCAGAAGCTTTGGCTCCCTCACTAGCGCTCTTGCTAGCGCCACGCGCTGCTTTTGCCCTCCTGAGAGCCTCTCAGGAAGCTCTTTGCGCAACGCCCCAAGCTCCATCACCTCTAAAATCTCCTCCACCCTATGGCGCTCTTTTGAGTGCTCAAGGGCATAGAGAAGATTCTTCTCCACACTCATATGAGGAAAGAGCGCATAATTTTGAAAAACCATCCCCACCCGCCGCTTTTGCGGGGAGAGAGAGAATCTTTTTTCGCTCTCTAGCCAGCGCTCACCCTCAACGATAATTCTCCCCCAATCAGGCTCTAAGAGTCCCGCGAGGATTCTTAGAATCGTGGTCTTTCCTGCACCACTTTTACCAAAAAGTGTCACAAACGAGCCACTCTCTATCTCTTTTTCCACCTCTAGATCAATCTCCCCCTCGCTACTTTTTAGCTTTTTTTTCAGTTGAAGTTCGATCATGAGAAATCCGCCTTGATGAAGTGTTTGTTGAGTGCATAGACCAACAGAAGAATCACAAAAGAGACGATAAAGAGCGTGAAGGCGTATTGATGCGCCAGGGCATAGTTGAGCGCCTCCACCTCATCATAAATCGCAATACTCGCCACCCTCGTCTCTCCCATGATGTTGCCCCCAATCATCAACACCACGCCAAACTCGCCCACGGTGTGGGCAAAGGTGATGACGGCTCCTGTAAGAATCGAAGGCTTCATGTTGGGGAGCATCACTCCAAAAAGGGTGGCGATT comes from Wolinella succinogenes DSM 1740 and encodes:
- the flgG gene encoding flagellar basal-body rod protein FlgG, which codes for MMRALYTATTGMMGQQLQIDVTSNNIANVNTIGYKKQRAEFADLFYQVMEYAGSSTSETTLSPTGIEVGLGVRPTAITKIFSQGNFKETGNNLDIAITGNGFFQIQLPDGTTAYTRNGAFKPDDEGNIVNSDGYRLIPEITIPEDATQINIGVDGTVSVLQGNQTEVNTIGQIEIATFINPAGLHSLGDNLYLNTNASGDPIVDTPGLNGFGQLRQGFVELSNVKLVEEMTDLITGQRAYEANSKSIQTADSMLQTVNSLKRN
- a CDS encoding flagellar hook-basal body protein; this encodes MQSGYYSSTGGIVTQFHRLDMISNNLANANTTGFKRDDVVIGDFLRLYEQQKEPLPLEDQTREAAKFLNRAMDRVPSIVEEYTDRSIGGITPSENRFDFALQSENAYFMIETPEGIRYTRDGSFTLNSEGRLVTKEGFAVLPREFVQSRQYIDIPDGVVIEADRNGNLYSRTLNNDELGDIIPLGNIAIASFENPKYLEKTGKNLYEYPQERMGERNLATNSGALVQGYLEKSNVNAVWEMTGLIETNRLVDMYSKVMKTHMDDLNTEAITKLAVKA
- a CDS encoding ABC transporter ATP-binding protein, with amino-acid sequence MIELQLKKKLKSSEGEIDLEVEKEIESGSFVTLFGKSGAGKTTILRILAGLLEPDWGRIIVEGERWLESEKRFSLSPQKRRVGMVFQNYALFPHMSVEKNLLYALEHSKERHRVEEILEVMELGALRKELPERLSGGQKQRVALARALVREPKLLLLDEPLSALDHAMRSKLQEELLRIQRHFGVTTILVSHDLSEVFRLSSRVLEISQGRVIRDGAPSEIFGGSKISGKFRFNGEILKVQKSDLLYTLSVLVGNEIIKVAASQEEIAGLGVGDSVIISSKAFNPLVLKAT